One part of the bacterium genome encodes these proteins:
- a CDS encoding type II secretion system protein, with protein MSQKNKGFTLIELLVVIAIIGILSSVVLASLNQARIKGNDAAVKANLNGIRAQAELIYDTDGDYDAVCAANSVTQNTTVLNALNAASSAGAGDTTSDVCGAPASGAANNWAAAAPLRSGGAWCVDSTGVSRLANSSGTAYTGVTSGATPALTDANDVACN; from the coding sequence ATGTCACAGAAAAACAAAGGTTTTACACTTATCGAACTCTTGGTTGTTATTGCCATCATCGGTATACTTTCTTCCGTTGTTTTGGCAAGTCTCAACCAGGCTCGTATCAAGGGTAATGACGCGGCTGTGAAGGCAAACCTTAACGGTATCCGCGCTCAAGCAGAACTTATCTACGACACTGACGGCGACTACGACGCAGTGTGTGCGGCAAACAGCGTTACACAGAACACAACAGTTCTCAACGCCCTAAACGCGGCAAGTTCAGCAGGAGCAGGTGACACCACTTCAGATGTTTGCGGTGCGCCGGCATCCGGTGCGGCAAACAACTGGGCAGCGGCAGCCCCGCTTCGTTCAGGAGGTGCATGGTGTGTCGACTCAACGGGTGTTTCCCGTTTGGCGAACTCAAGCGGTACAGCGTACACGGGCGTGACTTCAGGAGCTACACCGGCTTTAACTGATGCAAACGACGTCGCTTGTAACTAA
- the ligA gene encoding NAD-dependent DNA ligase LigA: MSEKKHGVAVPKEIKERYERLKETVEKYRYEYHVLDKETISPEALDSLKYELSNIEKQYPGLITSDSPSQRVAGEPLKEFSKITHAVSQWSFDDAFTEEDAKEFDARVRRFLKNRLGREITPTYTCELKIDGLKIVLTYEKGVLQTAATRGDGKVGENVTANVKTIQSVPITLTQNVGVVVEGEVWLSKSNFQKLNALQKKRNLPLYANPRNVAAGSIRQLDPKIVEERNLDTFIYDIASFQNPILATQYDELKLLRTLGFKTNPNFRHCKNIEEVVTYWKEWQKKSTKEDYLLDGIVIKVNERAYQEVLGYTGKSPRFAIALKFPAEQVTTIVEDIVLQIGRTGILTPVAELKPVRVAGSVVARATLHNEDEIRRLDVRIGDTVILQKAGDVIPDIVSVVGGMRTGKEKQYRFPDRVSECGGNGAIERIPGEAAWRCVNKNSFAQQKRKLYHFTSKKAFNIEGLGPKIIDALLEHQLISSYQDIFSLTKDELSALPRFGDKSSENIINSIESAKDISFPRFLIALSIPHVGEGVANDLADTFGTLANLQHASFAELERLSGIGPIVATSVSDWFSDAHNKKIVDGLLSHVHVQKHSAAKGALSGKTFVLTGTLSLLSRDEAKERIRKSGGKVLESVSKTLDYLVAGEKPGSKLGKAQTLGVSVLTERAFLDMIQKG; this comes from the coding sequence ATGTCGGAAAAGAAACATGGCGTTGCTGTGCCCAAAGAGATTAAAGAGCGCTATGAGCGTCTGAAAGAAACGGTTGAAAAATACCGGTACGAATATCATGTCTTGGATAAGGAAACGATTTCTCCCGAAGCGCTTGATTCCCTAAAATACGAACTTTCCAATATAGAAAAGCAGTATCCGGGACTCATTACTTCCGACTCACCGTCCCAAAGAGTTGCCGGCGAGCCTCTCAAAGAATTTTCCAAAATCACCCACGCTGTTTCTCAGTGGTCTTTTGATGATGCGTTTACGGAAGAAGACGCAAAAGAATTTGATGCGCGGGTCAGGCGTTTTCTTAAAAACCGTCTGGGACGAGAAATAACTCCCACGTATACATGCGAACTGAAAATCGACGGTCTTAAAATTGTCCTCACGTACGAAAAAGGCGTGCTTCAAACGGCCGCTACGCGCGGAGACGGGAAGGTGGGGGAAAATGTTACTGCAAACGTAAAAACTATCCAATCTGTGCCCATTACCCTTACACAAAATGTTGGCGTTGTCGTTGAGGGGGAAGTGTGGTTGAGCAAATCAAATTTCCAAAAACTGAACGCTCTCCAGAAAAAAAGAAATCTTCCGCTGTATGCCAATCCGCGTAATGTCGCGGCCGGTTCAATCCGACAGCTTGACCCGAAAATTGTCGAAGAACGAAATCTGGATACTTTTATTTATGATATTGCCTCATTCCAAAACCCGATTCTGGCGACGCAGTACGATGAATTGAAACTTCTCCGGACCTTGGGATTTAAAACAAATCCAAATTTTCGCCACTGTAAAAATATCGAAGAAGTTGTGACGTATTGGAAAGAGTGGCAGAAAAAATCGACTAAAGAAGACTATTTGCTTGACGGTATTGTCATTAAAGTCAACGAACGGGCATATCAGGAAGTGCTTGGGTATACCGGAAAATCTCCACGCTTTGCCATAGCACTCAAGTTTCCGGCAGAGCAGGTAACAACCATTGTGGAAGATATTGTTCTCCAAATCGGGCGTACCGGCATCCTGACTCCTGTCGCCGAACTTAAACCGGTACGGGTTGCGGGGAGCGTTGTCGCCCGAGCCACATTACATAACGAAGATGAAATCAGGCGGCTTGATGTCCGTATCGGGGATACGGTTATTTTGCAAAAAGCCGGCGATGTTATTCCCGACATTGTTTCCGTTGTCGGGGGGATGCGTACGGGGAAAGAAAAACAATATCGTTTCCCCGACAGGGTTTCCGAATGCGGAGGAAATGGCGCCATTGAAAGAATCCCCGGTGAAGCGGCGTGGCGTTGTGTAAACAAAAACTCCTTTGCCCAGCAGAAAAGAAAACTGTACCACTTCACGTCAAAAAAAGCGTTCAACATCGAAGGTCTCGGCCCCAAAATCATTGACGCTTTACTGGAACACCAGCTCATCTCCTCCTATCAGGATATTTTTTCCCTGACCAAAGACGAGCTTTCGGCATTGCCCCGTTTCGGAGATAAATCATCAGAAAATATCATTAACTCAATCGAAAGTGCCAAAGACATTTCGTTTCCGAGGTTTTTAATCGCACTCTCCATTCCTCATGTGGGAGAAGGGGTGGCTAATGACCTGGCTGACACATTCGGCACGCTTGCCAATCTGCAGCATGCATCTTTTGCAGAACTTGAGCGCTTATCAGGTATCGGACCGATAGTAGCCACGTCCGTATCCGACTGGTTTTCCGACGCGCATAATAAAAAAATCGTAGACGGTCTTCTTTCTCACGTTCACGTGCAAAAACATTCTGCCGCGAAGGGCGCGCTTTCAGGAAAAACATTCGTATTAACCGGCACGCTTTCTTTATTGTCTCGGGACGAGGCGAAAGAAAGAATCCGAAAATCCGGTGGAAAAGTTTTGGAATCCGTTTCAAAAACGCTCGACTATCTCGTTGCCGGAGAAAAACCTGGGTCAAAATTGGGAAAAGCGCAAACACTGGGTGTCTCTGTCCTTACCGAACGGGCATTTCTCGACATGATTCAAAAAGGTTGA
- a CDS encoding prepilin peptidase, giving the protein MLPSQSLLYFFVFIFGTIIGSFLNVVIARYGKESILGRSHCPQCGKTLSPLELIPIASFFVLKGKCQNCRAPISFQYPTVEFLSGLFFLLLFMTYGFSFAFVFYSVIWSILLAITVYDFKHMIIPDLLVFLFIFLSLGDVVWGVFVDGFAGHIPYLLAGPIFFTPFFLLWFLSKGEWMGLGDGKLALGIGFFLGLRGGFDAIVLSFWIGAAVSLLLILLQRIPSWSFGGKKLTMKSEIPFGPFLILGMVLVFFFNVSVSAFFLNV; this is encoded by the coding sequence ATGCTGCCTTCGCAATCCCTTCTTTATTTTTTTGTTTTTATTTTCGGGACAATCATCGGCAGTTTTTTAAATGTTGTTATCGCGCGTTATGGAAAGGAATCGATTCTAGGAAGGTCCCATTGTCCTCAATGCGGTAAAACGCTTTCACCCCTTGAGCTCATACCGATTGCAAGTTTCTTTGTTCTGAAGGGGAAATGCCAAAACTGTCGAGCTCCGATTTCTTTCCAGTATCCGACGGTTGAATTCTTGTCGGGCCTTTTTTTTCTGCTCTTGTTTATGACATACGGCTTTTCCTTCGCCTTTGTCTTTTATTCCGTCATATGGAGTATCCTGCTTGCTATTACCGTCTATGACTTTAAGCACATGATTATTCCCGACCTTCTTGTTTTTTTGTTTATTTTTCTTTCTCTTGGGGATGTTGTCTGGGGCGTATTTGTTGACGGGTTTGCGGGGCATATCCCGTATCTGTTGGCTGGTCCGATTTTTTTTACACCCTTTTTTCTTCTGTGGTTTTTATCAAAAGGTGAGTGGATGGGATTGGGCGACGGGAAACTCGCTCTTGGCATCGGTTTTTTTCTCGGTCTTCGGGGAGGTTTTGATGCGATTGTCCTCTCATTTTGGATTGGCGCCGCGGTCAGTCTTTTGTTGATTCTTCTCCAACGAATACCCAGCTGGTCCTTCGGCGGTAAAAAGCTTACAATGAAAAGTGAAATTCCTTTCGGCCCATTTTTAATCCTTGGTATGGTGCTTGTTTTTTTCTTTAATGTTTCGGTAAGCGCCTTTTTTCTCAACGTGTAA
- a CDS encoding prepilin-type N-terminal cleavage/methylation domain-containing protein has translation MKISQFFQQRGFTHQNFQKRVSSGFTLTELLVSIAIMTFVIGVVLFNYRSYDENILADKFANEIILTLREAQVYATSVKEIQPGSDDFSGWYGIFFTDNSTEYLIFNDANQDGQYDTGEELQTYDTQSGLLNVFFTEVLGFPQTAPSVTVTFPRSLSPQIEASVAGVNPIGASFEIYSPRGEARRLVCVWESGRMYITRSADCE, from the coding sequence ATGAAAATATCTCAATTTTTCCAACAACGAGGTTTTACCCACCAAAATTTTCAAAAGAGAGTTTCAAGCGGGTTTACGCTCACGGAGCTTTTGGTAAGCATCGCCATCATGACTTTTGTCATTGGGGTTGTCTTGTTTAATTACCGCAGTTACGATGAAAATATTCTTGCCGACAAATTTGCAAACGAAATTATTCTGACTCTGAGAGAAGCCCAGGTCTATGCGACTTCGGTAAAGGAAATACAGCCGGGCTCTGACGATTTTTCAGGCTGGTATGGGATATTTTTTACCGATAATTCAACGGAGTATCTTATCTTCAATGATGCAAACCAGGATGGGCAATACGATACGGGTGAAGAATTGCAAACATATGATACACAGAGCGGCCTACTCAATGTTTTTTTTACGGAGGTGCTCGGTTTTCCTCAGACCGCTCCTTCCGTGACGGTTACGTTTCCTCGCTCACTTTCTCCGCAGATAGAGGCGAGTGTGGCCGGAGTCAACCCGATAGGCGCTTCTTTTGAAATCTATTCTCCGCGCGGTGAAGCGCGTCGTCTTGTTTGTGTGTGGGAGAGCGGGCGCATGTACATTACAAGAAGTGCCGATTGCGAGTAA
- a CDS encoding PilT/PilU family type 4a pilus ATPase, with protein sequence MDYKKELEELFETIINEDGSDLHLSEGRHPTFRVGGFLIPLVKKTPLTRADITGFMQIILTAEQSQVLTEKREVDFAYVFKEKARFRGNAFYQQGKISIALRLIPRQIRSLEELGLPQSLELFVRKQQGFFLVVGPTGQGKSTTLATLIDMINTSRLEHIITVEDPIEYVFEPKKSIIDQREVKYDTRSFHTALHSVFRQDVDVLMIGEMRDPETMSTAVTAAETGHLVFSTLHTNTASQTIDRIIDSFPAQQQDQIRTQLSGSLIGIFSQRLIPRISGGLVPAYELLISNSAVSNLIREGRTHEISTVIETSSQEGMIDLNRCLADLVRKGDITVENAFLHAVNQKILERML encoded by the coding sequence ATGGACTATAAGAAAGAGCTTGAAGAACTTTTTGAAACCATCATAAACGAGGATGGTTCCGACCTTCATTTATCCGAAGGCCGCCACCCGACATTCCGTGTCGGCGGATTTCTTATTCCGCTTGTCAAAAAAACTCCGCTTACAAGGGCTGACATCACCGGATTCATGCAGATAATTCTAACCGCCGAGCAAAGCCAAGTACTCACGGAGAAAAGAGAAGTGGACTTTGCGTATGTGTTTAAAGAAAAAGCCCGTTTCCGAGGCAACGCTTTTTACCAGCAGGGGAAAATAAGCATCGCACTCCGGCTTATCCCGAGACAAATCCGCAGTCTTGAAGAACTTGGTTTGCCGCAATCCCTTGAATTGTTTGTACGAAAGCAACAGGGATTCTTTCTTGTTGTCGGACCAACGGGGCAAGGAAAGAGTACGACATTGGCAACACTTATCGATATGATAAATACTTCGCGTCTTGAGCACATTATTACCGTTGAAGACCCAATTGAGTACGTTTTTGAACCCAAAAAATCAATTATTGACCAGCGAGAAGTCAAATATGACACGCGAAGTTTCCATACCGCGCTTCATAGCGTTTTTCGTCAGGATGTTGACGTGCTGATGATAGGTGAAATGCGTGACCCGGAAACAATGTCGACGGCGGTTACCGCGGCGGAAACCGGACACCTTGTTTTCTCAACACTTCATACCAATACCGCTTCCCAGACGATTGACCGAATCATCGACTCATTCCCGGCCCAACAACAGGACCAAATTCGGACTCAGCTTTCGGGAAGTCTTATCGGTATTTTTTCGCAGCGTCTCATTCCCCGTATTTCCGGAGGTCTTGTGCCGGCGTACGAACTGCTTATTTCAAACAGTGCCGTCTCAAACCTGATTCGCGAAGGACGAACACACGAAATCAGCACTGTCATTGAAACAAGCTCACAGGAAGGAATGATTGACCTTAACCGATGTCTCGCGGACCTTGTCCGTAAAGGCGATATTACTGTTGAAAATGCTTTTCTGCATGCGGTTAACCAAAAGATTCTTGAGAGAATGCTCTAG
- a CDS encoding type II secretion system protein — protein MTKFSQTNKGYTLVETLVSLGIFMIVAFIAITALFLITDAHRRAQATRAIVDNLDFSIEEIVRSARDGRLYNCGSESDLTAQIAAGNNGIGTFRNCLDGTYIAFEPPTGDVLSPSDQVIYRLNGNAVHKSVDGGTSFITLTDPAVTINDLKFYISGADPRDGIQSKVLMILRAETRIKGEEKAVFNIQTTITQRFTDL, from the coding sequence ATGACGAAATTTTCTCAAACAAATAAAGGGTACACGCTTGTAGAGACGCTTGTTTCTTTGGGAATTTTCATGATTGTCGCTTTTATTGCCATAACCGCCCTATTTCTTATCACCGATGCGCACCGAAGAGCCCAGGCAACAAGAGCAATTGTCGACAACCTTGATTTTTCGATTGAAGAAATCGTACGCAGTGCCCGTGACGGGAGGCTGTACAACTGCGGTTCCGAATCCGACTTAACGGCACAAATCGCGGCGGGAAATAATGGTATAGGAACTTTCCGTAACTGTCTTGACGGAACATATATTGCGTTTGAACCGCCGACGGGGGATGTATTGTCACCTTCCGACCAGGTTATTTACCGCTTAAACGGAAACGCTGTACATAAATCTGTTGATGGTGGCACATCGTTCATTACGCTTACCGACCCTGCCGTTACAATAAATGATTTAAAATTTTACATAAGCGGTGCCGACCCCCGTGACGGTATCCAGTCGAAAGTACTCATGATATTGCGCGCGGAAACGAGGATAAAAGGCGAGGAAAAAGCGGTCTTTAACATCCAAACGACCATTACACAACGTTTTACCGACTTATAA
- a CDS encoding lysophospholipid acyltransferase family protein: protein MKLNIWRRIVYRTANTSVYALACLVFRLKVSGRETFPKQGGVLIACNHTSYLDAPVVHSSIPRRMVHSMAKKRLFKHPFLNWFMTTVGTICVDETRPRRTITEAVMALAAGDCVVIFPEGTRSKDGVLKEGGWGAASIAISSNCTIVPAAIIGSDKAFPKEGKGITPVPIEIRFGKPYTIPLPIDLSRENLTRQKQRLMEEIKVLLPEYMRPR, encoded by the coding sequence GTGAAACTTAATATATGGAGAAGAATCGTATATCGCACAGCAAATACGTCCGTATATGCTCTTGCGTGCCTCGTGTTTCGTCTTAAGGTGAGCGGGAGAGAGACATTTCCGAAGCAGGGGGGTGTTCTCATTGCCTGCAACCACACAAGCTATTTGGACGCGCCGGTTGTGCATTCAAGCATTCCGCGGAGAATGGTGCACTCAATGGCCAAGAAAAGGCTCTTCAAACATCCTTTTCTCAATTGGTTCATGACAACGGTTGGCACTATTTGCGTTGATGAGACCCGACCAAGGCGGACAATTACGGAGGCCGTCATGGCTCTCGCGGCCGGGGACTGCGTTGTCATTTTCCCGGAGGGCACCCGCAGTAAAGACGGTGTGTTGAAAGAAGGCGGATGGGGAGCGGCTTCAATCGCAATAAGCAGTAATTGCACGATTGTCCCCGCGGCAATCATTGGGAGTGACAAAGCATTTCCCAAAGAGGGAAAGGGTATCACGCCTGTCCCCATAGAAATCCGTTTCGGAAAACCGTATACCATTCCGCTTCCCATTGATTTATCTCGTGAAAATCTGACTCGGCAAAAACAACGCCTCATGGAAGAAATCAAAGTCTTGTTGCCCGAGTATATGCGCCCTCGGTAA
- a CDS encoding type II secretion system F family protein translates to MLFSYQGVNKAGEERKGTIESINIDAAINSLQNQGVVLSSIVPIEERKSLGWFSSFHYVSARDIVILSRQMSTLFEAKVPALRIFKLLANEAENKILRETLDQVANDLQSGSSISQSLAKHPDVFSDFYVNMVRSGEESGRLDEIFNYLADYLDRTYEVASKVRGALIYPAFVIAVFVAVMSLMLTMIIPKITAILIESGRELPIYTKLVIWTSDFFIHYGIFLLVFLIVGGFFLGKYIQTPEGALAFDRFRLNVPYLGDLYKKLFLSRVADNMSTMIASGIPMLRAIEVTSSVVGSALYRKILAESLEAVKGGSVFSASLVNYSEVPTIMVQMVKVGEETGELGNILNTMAKFYQREVTNAVDTLISLIEPLMVVVLGVGVGILLAAVLIPIYDVATLS, encoded by the coding sequence ATGTTATTTAGTTATCAAGGCGTAAACAAAGCGGGGGAGGAGCGAAAAGGGACAATCGAGTCCATCAATATTGATGCGGCCATTAATTCTCTGCAAAACCAGGGTGTTGTCCTATCATCCATTGTCCCGATTGAAGAAAGAAAATCATTGGGATGGTTTTCATCTTTTCACTATGTATCCGCCCGAGACATCGTCATCCTGTCACGGCAAATGTCGACGCTGTTTGAGGCAAAAGTACCAGCCCTCCGAATTTTTAAACTTCTTGCCAACGAGGCGGAGAACAAAATTTTGCGGGAAACTCTCGACCAGGTCGCGAATGACCTGCAGTCGGGAAGTTCCATATCTCAATCACTTGCAAAACATCCCGATGTTTTTTCCGATTTTTACGTTAACATGGTCCGTTCCGGAGAAGAATCGGGGCGGCTTGACGAAATATTCAATTATTTGGCCGATTATCTTGACCGAACGTACGAAGTCGCCTCAAAAGTTCGGGGGGCTCTTATTTACCCCGCCTTTGTCATAGCGGTTTTTGTAGCTGTTATGTCTTTAATGCTTACCATGATAATTCCCAAAATAACCGCCATTCTCATTGAATCGGGGAGGGAATTGCCGATTTATACCAAACTTGTCATATGGACGAGCGACTTTTTCATACATTACGGAATTTTTCTCTTGGTCTTTCTTATTGTGGGAGGTTTTTTCTTGGGGAAATACATACAAACTCCCGAAGGTGCTTTGGCATTTGACAGGTTCCGGTTAAACGTCCCCTATCTCGGTGATTTGTACAAAAAACTGTTTCTCTCGCGGGTCGCTGACAACATGAGCACGATGATTGCCTCGGGTATTCCTATGCTTCGCGCGATAGAGGTCACCTCATCAGTTGTAGGGAGCGCTCTCTACCGAAAAATATTGGCTGAAAGCCTTGAGGCGGTCAAAGGAGGGAGTGTTTTTTCCGCATCCCTTGTTAATTACTCCGAAGTACCCACGATTATGGTGCAGATGGTGAAGGTGGGTGAAGAGACTGGAGAATTGGGCAATATTTTAAACACGATGGCCAAGTTCTACCAACGCGAGGTGACAAATGCCGTCGATACTCTCATTAGTCTTATTGAACCTCTTATGGTTGTTGTTTTGGGTGTCGGAGTGGGTATCCTTTTGGCTGCTGTTCTCATACCTATTTACGACGTCGCAACGCTTTCCTAG
- a CDS encoding prepilin-type N-terminal cleavage/methylation domain-containing protein — protein MNTNKHETGFTLIELLVVISIISLLSSIVLASLNAARVRGYDAAVKENLAGVRSQAELIYDTDGDYDAVCAANSVTQNQTVMLALNAASFAGAGNETSDVCGKPASGAANNWAAAAPLRSGGAWCVDSTGVSRSTQGGGATPYTAVSGAGTAALTNANDLACN, from the coding sequence ATGAATACAAATAAACACGAAACCGGATTTACGCTTATCGAGCTTTTGGTCGTGATTTCAATCATCAGCCTTTTGTCGTCAATTGTTTTGGCAAGCCTTAATGCCGCGCGTGTCCGTGGGTATGATGCCGCTGTGAAAGAAAATCTTGCCGGAGTGCGTTCTCAAGCAGAACTTATCTACGACACTGACGGCGACTACGACGCAGTGTGTGCGGCAAACAGCGTTACCCAAAATCAAACCGTAATGCTTGCCCTTAATGCCGCGAGTTTTGCCGGGGCGGGCAATGAAACCTCTGACGTTTGTGGCAAACCGGCATCCGGTGCGGCAAACAACTGGGCAGCGGCAGCCCCGCTTCGTTCAGGAGGTGCATGGTGTGTCGACAGTACCGGAGTCTCAAGAAGCACACAAGGCGGTGGTGCCACACCCTACACGGCTGTGAGTGGCGCGGGTACCGCGGCGCTGACAAACGCAAACGATCTTGCTTGTAATTAA
- a CDS encoding response regulator has translation MENGKKYKILIVDDDKFLLNMYSMKFGKNGFDVSTAPGGTEALAQLRSGFNPDALLLDIIMPTIDGKELLRTVKKENLAPHAAVVMLTNQGGESDVSEAKTLGADGYIVKATTIPSEVVEEVLKIVKAKDR, from the coding sequence ATGGAAAACGGGAAAAAATATAAAATCTTAATAGTTGACGATGATAAGTTTCTCCTGAACATGTATTCCATGAAATTCGGGAAAAACGGTTTCGATGTAAGCACTGCGCCAGGGGGGACAGAAGCACTCGCCCAGCTCCGCAGTGGGTTTAATCCCGACGCCCTCCTTCTCGACATCATTATGCCGACAATTGATGGAAAAGAACTTTTGAGAACAGTCAAAAAAGAAAATCTTGCTCCGCATGCGGCGGTTGTCATGCTTACCAATCAGGGAGGGGAAAGTGATGTTTCCGAAGCAAAGACGCTCGGTGCCGACGGATACATTGTCAAAGCGACGACGATTCCTTCGGAAGTCGTAGAGGAGGTACTCAAGATTGTTAAAGCCAAGGACAGGTAA
- the gatC gene encoding Asp-tRNA(Asn)/Glu-tRNA(Gln) amidotransferase subunit GatC, with protein sequence MITKEEVKKLAGLSRMKVSDEEVEQFAKEIDSILGYVEQIKNVVSSLDDKKSSSDNMLKNVMREDENPHESGAYTKEIVAEFPEKGDNNELKVKNIL encoded by the coding sequence ATGATTACCAAAGAAGAGGTTAAAAAACTCGCGGGGCTGTCGCGTATGAAGGTAAGCGATGAAGAAGTTGAACAATTTGCCAAAGAAATCGACTCGATTTTGGGCTATGTCGAACAAATAAAAAATGTCGTGTCTTCTCTTGACGACAAGAAATCGTCTTCCGACAATATGCTTAAAAATGTTATGCGCGAAGACGAGAATCCCCACGAAAGTGGCGCATACACGAAAGAAATTGTCGCCGAATTTCCCGAAAAGGGGGACAACAACGAACTGAAAGTAAAAAATATTCTCTAA
- a CDS encoding VWA domain-containing protein produces the protein MRVFNRIEKKEHGITLLIAIVIASVVLSLGLSIASITTRSFVLSTAVRESQLAYYAGEAGSECARYWSLLDRKNFTPETPFTISCNEESFSWDSNHASSVFEFSFGHDYEIGPQTFQYPYFSVVRVERQPGIFHLDIDSKGYNTDELNALRKYERQQNLQAYGICSYRPDIMFVLDLSSSVQADDLAFIKSALTQFVNTLNPSETGVHLGIVQFGSRANMITHLTGDKAQILSGIENDLFQYGLYEDYTNLAAGIQFARAELGNQQVPTENWLYCPLAGGPDRVVVQFPHNVKTSIGVNDSLGGGGHYKTASTPLPEIPPGEYNIYVATCDGFGTSGFDRGSTSIFERGRLNLYTDSAMSGSPFFSSNLTTDVPDYVSYGQSVTLVNENQTISQTARGFQMEHCPTSDDNPATCPVVGGPSFLALCAAFETADGSPISTTAPNNYNYTSTYDRPDNESPDYIIVITDGGSTQYYSCMRQDFDGNNLFNDADHRPGQSNQEYNMTPRDVGTDTPQGLARRQIAMGKAVVEADAARSAGIDIFAIGINIPSVQADCPGYINCGEHINDDIASFAAPDSPDVDGNAFYFEAPDYDDLDTVLSQIVNCVHPLSGD, from the coding sequence ATGAGAGTTTTTAATCGCATAGAAAAAAAAGAACACGGTATTACGCTTCTTATCGCGATAGTTATCGCATCGGTTGTTCTTTCCCTCGGTCTTTCCATCGCATCGATTACCACACGAAGTTTCGTGCTCTCAACCGCGGTACGTGAATCGCAACTCGCATATTACGCCGGAGAAGCGGGTTCCGAATGCGCTCGTTATTGGAGCTTGCTTGATAGAAAAAATTTCACTCCTGAAACACCGTTTACCATTTCCTGTAATGAAGAGTCTTTTTCTTGGGATTCCAATCACGCGTCTTCGGTTTTTGAATTTTCTTTTGGCCACGACTATGAAATCGGACCGCAAACATTTCAGTACCCTTATTTTTCCGTAGTGAGAGTAGAGAGACAGCCGGGTATTTTTCATCTGGATATCGACTCTAAGGGATATAATACGGACGAATTAAATGCGTTAAGAAAATATGAACGCCAACAAAACCTCCAGGCGTATGGGATTTGTTCATATCGGCCGGATATCATGTTTGTCCTCGACCTTTCTTCAAGTGTTCAGGCGGATGATTTGGCTTTCATAAAATCCGCACTCACACAGTTTGTAAATACGCTTAATCCGTCGGAAACTGGCGTCCACTTGGGCATTGTCCAATTTGGGTCACGGGCAAATATGATAACCCACCTAACGGGTGATAAGGCACAAATTCTTTCAGGTATTGAAAATGACCTTTTCCAATACGGCTTGTACGAAGACTACACAAACTTGGCGGCTGGCATACAATTTGCCCGTGCCGAATTGGGAAATCAGCAGGTTCCTACCGAGAATTGGCTCTACTGTCCTCTGGCGGGTGGTCCGGACAGAGTTGTCGTTCAATTTCCCCATAATGTTAAGACTTCGATAGGAGTCAATGATAGTCTTGGCGGCGGTGGACACTACAAAACAGCAAGTACGCCTTTACCTGAAATTCCGCCAGGGGAATACAACATATACGTGGCTACATGCGATGGTTTTGGTACAAGCGGGTTTGACAGAGGTTCGACAAGTATATTTGAGCGAGGTCGCCTTAACCTGTATACCGATTCGGCTATGTCCGGGTCACCGTTTTTCTCATCAAACCTCACAACCGATGTTCCTGATTACGTTTCTTACGGGCAATCCGTAACTCTTGTAAATGAAAACCAGACAATAAGTCAAACCGCGCGTGGATTTCAGATGGAACACTGTCCGACTTCAGATGATAACCCTGCAACATGTCCTGTGGTAGGTGGTCCGAGCTTCTTGGCATTATGTGCCGCTTTCGAAACGGCTGACGGAAGTCCGATAAGCACGACCGCACCCAATAATTACAACTATACGTCGACGTACGACCGTCCGGATAACGAATCCCCCGATTACATTATCGTGATTACTGACGGAGGAAGTACGCAGTATTATTCATGTATGCGCCAGGATTTTGACGGAAATAATTTGTTTAACGATGCCGACCATCGGCCCGGACAAAGCAATCAAGAATACAACATGACGCCAAGAGACGTTGGAACCGATACACCTCAAGGTTTGGCGCGAAGGCAAATTGCCATGGGGAAAGCGGTAGTTGAGGCGGACGCCGCCCGTTCTGCCGGTATAGACATATTCGCAATCGGAATCAACATTCCTTCGGTCCAGGCCGACTGCCCGGGGTATATCAATTGTGGCGAACATATCAATGATGATATAGCGAGCTTCGCGGCACCCGATAGCCCAGATGTGGACGGTAATGCGTTCTATTTTGAAGCGCCCGATTATGATGACCTCGACACGGTTCTAAGCCAAATCGTCAACTGCGTGCACCCCTTGTCTGGAGACTAG